From Methylocystis sp. ATCC 49242, one genomic window encodes:
- a CDS encoding metallophosphoesterase, with protein MSKLITRRSVMAAGAAGLAGTVTTLPLSMVRLAFGGTREDFTFTYISDSHIQQIKGASFVRNWDTGLKRAVAEANLIVPESDFVMFGGDLAQLGKREELDHGAEMLSHLKSKLHAVMGEHDYYLDLGEYWSKLYGPQWYSFDHKGVHFVVLNSILTTDEWTFHRWPTAERRMQEMAGLDNPNGSPFMVGEKQRKWLADDLAKVSKDTPLIVFSHSPLQKIYKGWNFWTDDAEQVQALLQPFKSVNVIYGHVHQIQYNQIGNIAFNSVMATAWPWPYPDSYAQAGAQVPVLTVPMNRADPFFERDATGWQLIDVNSGRITARYQLWDNQERVVGFDRKQGKPVDKAYQEPSRRKTAQTHY; from the coding sequence ATGTCGAAACTCATCACCAGGCGAAGCGTCATGGCCGCGGGCGCTGCCGGGCTCGCGGGAACCGTAACGACGCTGCCGCTGAGCATGGTTCGGCTTGCCTTCGGCGGAACGCGCGAGGATTTCACCTTCACCTATATTTCCGATTCCCACATCCAGCAGATCAAGGGCGCGAGTTTCGTGCGCAATTGGGACACGGGCCTCAAGCGTGCGGTCGCCGAAGCCAATCTCATCGTTCCCGAATCCGATTTCGTGATGTTCGGCGGCGATCTCGCGCAGCTCGGCAAGCGCGAGGAGCTCGACCATGGCGCCGAGATGCTTTCACATCTCAAGAGCAAGCTCCATGCGGTGATGGGTGAGCATGATTATTATCTCGACCTCGGCGAATACTGGTCGAAACTCTACGGCCCGCAGTGGTACAGCTTCGATCACAAGGGCGTGCATTTCGTCGTGCTGAACTCGATCCTCACCACCGACGAGTGGACATTTCATCGCTGGCCGACCGCCGAGCGGCGCATGCAGGAGATGGCGGGCCTTGACAATCCCAACGGCTCGCCCTTCATGGTCGGCGAGAAGCAGCGGAAATGGCTGGCGGATGATCTCGCCAAGGTCTCGAAGGACACGCCTCTCATCGTGTTCTCGCACTCGCCGCTACAAAAAATCTACAAAGGCTGGAACTTCTGGACAGACGACGCCGAGCAGGTGCAGGCGCTGCTGCAACCGTTCAAGAGCGTAAACGTGATCTACGGACATGTGCACCAGATTCAGTACAACCAGATCGGCAATATCGCCTTCAACTCGGTGATGGCGACGGCGTGGCCCTGGCCCTACCCCGATTCTTATGCGCAGGCCGGCGCGCAGGTTCCCGTGCTCACCGTTCCGATGAACCGCGCCGACCCCTTCTTCGAGCGTGATGCGACAGGCTGGCAGCTCATCGACGTCAACTCCGGCCGGATCACAGCGCGTTACCAGCTTTGGGACAATCAGGAGCGTGTTGTCGGCTTCGACCGAAAGCAGGGAAAGCCGGTGGACAAGGCTTATCAGGAGCCGAGCCGCCGCAAGACGGCGCAAACCCACTACTGA
- the amoC gene encoding bacterial ammonia monooxygenase, subunit AmoC, translating to MSSTTSAAAGAAAEVESVVDLRGMWIGLVLLNVFYLIVRIYEQVFGWRAGLDSFAPEFQTYWMSILWTEIPLELVSGLGLAGYLWKTRDRNVDAVTPREEMRRLVVLVQWLVVYGIAIYWGASFFTEQDGTWHMTVIRDTDFTPSHIIEFYMSYPIYSVIAVGAFFYAKTRIPYFAHGYSLAFLIVAIGPFMIIPNVGLNEWGHTFWFMEELFVAPLHWGFVFFGWMALGVFGVVLQILMRIHALVGKEGVKLLTE from the coding sequence ATGAGCTCGACGACAAGCGCGGCTGCTGGCGCAGCTGCAGAAGTAGAATCCGTAGTCGATCTGCGTGGCATGTGGATTGGCCTCGTATTGCTGAACGTGTTTTATCTGATCGTTCGCATTTACGAGCAGGTCTTTGGCTGGCGCGCGGGTCTGGACTCGTTCGCTCCGGAGTTCCAGACGTATTGGATGTCGATCCTGTGGACGGAGATTCCTCTTGAGCTGGTTTCGGGCCTCGGCCTTGCCGGCTATCTGTGGAAGACTCGCGACCGCAACGTCGACGCTGTTACGCCTCGTGAAGAGATGCGTCGTCTCGTTGTCCTGGTTCAGTGGCTTGTCGTTTACGGCATCGCCATTTACTGGGGCGCTTCGTTCTTCACGGAGCAGGACGGCACCTGGCACATGACGGTGATTCGCGACACGGACTTCACGCCGTCGCACATCATCGAGTTCTACATGAGCTACCCGATCTACTCGGTTATCGCGGTTGGCGCGTTCTTCTATGCGAAGACCCGCATTCCGTATTTTGCTCATGGCTACTCGCTGGCGTTCCTGATCGTCGCCATCGGCCCGTTCATGATCATCCCGAACGTTGGCCTGAATGAGTGGGGCCACACCTTCTGGTTCATGGAAGAGCTGTTCGTTGCTCCGCTTCACTGGGGCTTCGTGTTCTTCGGCTGGATGGCTCTGGGTGTGTTCGGCGTCGTCCTTCAGATCCTGATGCGCATCCATGCCCTCGTCGGCAAGGAAGGCGTCAAGCTCCTGACCGAGTAA
- a CDS encoding cytochrome-c peroxidase: protein MSRLRIASTSAMLLFPLMAHAGDLRADATAVFKTVDSVNVSSIVKNNELTPAKAELGKKLFFEPRLSKSQVISCNSCHNLATGGVDAGPLSIGHGWAKGGRRAPTVLNAVFNIAQFWDGRAVDLKAQAKGPVQADVEMNNTPAAVEATLRSMPAYVAEFRAAFPNDANPVSFDNMANAIEAFEATLTTPNAKFDKFLKGDDSAMNEVEKKGLRLFMDKGCAGCHNGVNVGGNSYQPFGVAQKPGPEVISQTDKGRSKITGNAADDFVFRVAPLRNVALHAPYFHSGSAWTLEDAVAIMAKDQLGQTLSADETGAIVAFLGTLTGDQPKVQYPILPARTKDTPRPQ from the coding sequence ATGTCTCGACTTCGGATCGCCTCAACGAGCGCGATGCTGCTTTTCCCGCTGATGGCTCACGCCGGCGACCTTCGCGCCGACGCCACCGCGGTGTTCAAGACCGTCGATTCGGTCAATGTCTCTTCCATCGTGAAGAACAACGAGTTGACGCCTGCGAAGGCCGAACTCGGAAAGAAGCTCTTCTTCGAACCCCGCCTCTCGAAGAGCCAGGTCATCAGCTGCAACAGCTGTCACAACCTCGCCACGGGCGGCGTCGACGCGGGGCCGCTCTCGATCGGCCACGGTTGGGCGAAGGGCGGACGCCGCGCCCCGACCGTGCTTAACGCCGTGTTCAACATCGCGCAGTTCTGGGACGGCCGCGCCGTCGATCTCAAGGCGCAGGCGAAAGGCCCCGTGCAGGCGGACGTTGAGATGAACAACACCCCCGCCGCCGTCGAGGCGACGCTGCGCAGCATGCCCGCCTATGTCGCGGAGTTCCGCGCCGCCTTCCCGAATGACGCGAATCCGGTCAGCTTCGACAACATGGCCAACGCCATCGAGGCCTTCGAGGCCACGCTGACGACCCCCAACGCCAAATTCGACAAGTTCCTCAAGGGCGACGACAGCGCCATGAACGAGGTCGAGAAGAAGGGCCTGCGCCTGTTCATGGACAAGGGCTGCGCGGGTTGCCACAACGGCGTGAACGTCGGCGGCAACAGCTACCAGCCGTTCGGCGTCGCCCAGAAGCCGGGCCCGGAGGTTATCTCGCAGACCGACAAGGGCCGTTCGAAAATTACGGGCAACGCCGCCGACGACTTCGTCTTCCGCGTCGCGCCGCTGCGTAATGTTGCATTGCACGCGCCGTATTTCCACAGCGGCAGCGCCTGGACGCTGGAGGACGCCGTGGCGATCATGGCGAAGGACCAGCTCGGCCAGACGCTTTCGGCGGACGAAACCGGCGCCATCGTCGCTTTCCTCGGCACGCTGACCGGCGACCAGCCCAAGGTGCAGTATCCGATCCTGCCGGCGCGCACCAAGGACACGCCGCGTCCTCAATAA
- a CDS encoding tyrosine-type recombinase/integrase: protein MPRPRPPYLHSEISRHGRRVWYFRKGKGPRVRLPDAYGSDDFWSAYHAAMAGEVAPKKPAGAKSGSLRWLIDKYRAESSHWSQLALETRQRRERIFQAVIEAAGDKAYTAVTRAKIVEGRDRRRATPSAANHFLKARAGLFAWAFEADHVATNPCEGVKMLSQRTDGHRPWTEADIERFEARWPVGTRERLALAILMYTGLRRGDVVKLGRQHVRDGVISLRTEKTNTPVHLPMLPALAEIIDKSPTGDLNFIATKSGRPICADAFSAMFLCACRAAGVDASPHGLRKVAATRAANAGATVAELEALFGWTGGQMASHYTKEADRARLARQAIAKLAKPER from the coding sequence ATGCCGCGCCCGCGCCCTCCCTATCTGCATTCGGAAATCTCGCGCCACGGCCGTCGCGTCTGGTATTTCCGGAAAGGGAAGGGGCCGCGCGTCCGTCTTCCTGACGCATATGGCAGTGATGATTTCTGGAGCGCCTACCACGCCGCCATGGCCGGGGAGGTCGCGCCGAAGAAGCCCGCCGGCGCAAAGAGCGGCTCATTGCGCTGGCTGATCGACAAATACCGCGCCGAGAGTTCACACTGGTCACAACTCGCCCTAGAGACGCGCCAGCGACGCGAGCGCATATTTCAGGCGGTTATCGAGGCCGCAGGCGACAAGGCTTATACGGCCGTCACGCGCGCCAAGATTGTCGAGGGCAGGGACCGGCGCCGCGCAACCCCGTCGGCTGCAAATCATTTCTTGAAGGCGAGGGCCGGGCTATTCGCTTGGGCGTTCGAGGCGGACCATGTCGCAACCAATCCGTGCGAAGGCGTCAAGATGCTGTCACAAAGAACAGACGGTCATCGTCCGTGGACTGAGGCGGATATTGAACGCTTTGAAGCGCGTTGGCCTGTTGGCACGCGCGAGAGGCTTGCGCTGGCGATTCTGATGTATACCGGACTGAGGCGCGGCGACGTGGTGAAGCTCGGTCGTCAGCACGTCCGAGACGGCGTTATCAGCCTGAGGACGGAAAAGACGAACACGCCGGTGCATCTGCCAATGCTTCCGGCGCTTGCCGAGATTATCGACAAGAGTCCCACGGGCGACCTGAATTTCATCGCGACGAAGTCCGGTCGACCGATTTGCGCCGACGCATTCAGCGCCATGTTCCTCTGCGCCTGTAGAGCCGCTGGCGTCGACGCTTCGCCGCATGGCCTTCGCAAGGTCGCGGCGACGCGCGCGGCGAATGCTGGCGCGACCGTCGCGGAGCTAGAGGCGCTATTTGGTTGGACGGGTGGTCAAATGGCGTCGCACTATACAAAGGAAGCAGATCGCGCCCGGCTCGCGCGACAGGCGATTGCCAAGCTCGCCAAGCCCGAACGGTGA
- a CDS encoding helix-turn-helix transcriptional regulator: MDQDLVDRIYASSFAPELWPRVMDELSRMADARGGVLFAANPKAINWTSSDCVREHMAAYATEGWIERGRDRRARLMRLRYAGFMVESDIYTPQELETDPTYQQFLRPRGLGWTVSTVMSLPTGDDLFICLNRDFDRGPVEPAFVRRLDELRPHLARGALMSARMQLERARVASETLALIGLPALVIGEKGRVLATNHLMEALTEHVRWRAQDAFSLRDDAADQLLAGAMTTLHDDRSAPTRSFPVRGAEERAPMIVHVVPIRGAARDIFVGCAAVVVMTPVGTPQAPPVELVQSLFDLTPAEARVARSLVVGKSLEEIAADGAVSRNTVRTHMRNVMEKTGCNRQAEVVSLLGGLSPLGAGFPA, translated from the coding sequence ATGGACCAGGATCTCGTCGACCGCATCTATGCAAGTTCTTTTGCGCCAGAGCTCTGGCCGCGGGTCATGGACGAGCTCTCCCGAATGGCGGACGCGCGAGGGGGCGTGCTGTTCGCCGCGAATCCGAAGGCGATCAACTGGACGTCCTCGGACTGCGTTCGGGAGCACATGGCGGCCTACGCCACGGAGGGGTGGATCGAGCGGGGACGGGACCGGCGCGCCCGGCTGATGCGCCTTCGATACGCCGGGTTCATGGTTGAATCCGACATTTATACCCCCCAAGAGCTGGAGACCGACCCGACCTACCAGCAATTCCTGCGTCCGCGCGGCCTCGGCTGGACCGTTTCGACGGTGATGTCACTGCCGACGGGCGACGACCTTTTCATCTGCCTGAACCGCGATTTCGACCGCGGCCCGGTGGAGCCGGCCTTCGTCAGACGCCTCGACGAATTGCGGCCCCACCTCGCGCGCGGGGCGCTGATGTCGGCGCGCATGCAACTGGAGCGCGCCCGCGTCGCCAGCGAGACGCTCGCGCTCATCGGTCTGCCGGCCCTCGTCATCGGGGAGAAAGGACGAGTTCTCGCCACCAATCATTTGATGGAAGCCCTGACCGAGCATGTGCGCTGGCGTGCGCAGGACGCGTTCTCGCTACGGGATGACGCGGCCGACCAGTTGCTCGCCGGCGCGATGACGACCCTCCACGACGACCGGAGCGCCCCCACGCGCTCCTTCCCGGTGCGCGGCGCCGAAGAGCGTGCGCCCATGATCGTCCATGTCGTGCCGATTCGCGGCGCGGCGCGCGACATATTCGTGGGCTGCGCCGCCGTGGTTGTGATGACGCCCGTCGGAACGCCACAGGCGCCGCCGGTCGAGCTGGTGCAGTCGCTCTTCGACCTGACGCCCGCTGAAGCGCGCGTGGCGCGCAGCCTGGTCGTCGGAAAATCGCTGGAGGAGATCGCCGCGGACGGCGCCGTCTCGCGCAACACTGTGCGCACCCACATGCGCAACGTAATGGAAAAGACGGGCTGCAACCGTCAGGCGGAGGTCGTCTCGCTGCTCGGCGGGCTTTCGCCGCTGGGGGCAGGTTTCCCCGCCTGA
- a CDS encoding cytochrome-c peroxidase has product MTMRLDATGIRVEATLAALLLTFLLGVSGSDAEPLGLPPVPIPADNPQTPEKIALGDKLFHDARFSIDGTVSCATCHNDKKAFTDRPLRVSEGHHKLTGTRNAPTVINAAYFTTQFWDGRSPSLEDQSQHPMVNPVEMGLPSHEPVLKIVREDPAYVEAFRKAFGKTGNDVTMDHVKKAIASFERTVISGDSPFDRWRFGGDASAISDQAKRGFEVFVGQGRCVSCHVIEQTQAIFTDNRFHNIGVGINRIQADVPKLAAEFLKAKTAGGDVDRSVLGDPKTSDLGRFAVTDSFDEIGGFKTSTLRNVAVTAPYMHDGSLKTLKDVVIHYNNGGMSPGDPPTVNPYLSGGIRPLNLSNEQMDDLVAFLETLTSPAYVAARTK; this is encoded by the coding sequence ATGACCATGCGCCTGGATGCAACGGGGATTCGCGTCGAAGCGACGCTCGCCGCTCTCTTGCTCACATTCCTTCTCGGCGTCTCTGGTTCCGACGCCGAACCTCTGGGTCTGCCCCCTGTCCCGATTCCCGCTGACAATCCCCAGACGCCCGAAAAAATCGCATTGGGCGACAAGCTGTTTCACGACGCGCGCTTTTCGATCGACGGAACTGTGAGCTGCGCGACCTGTCACAATGACAAGAAAGCATTCACAGACAGGCCGCTGCGCGTGTCGGAGGGTCATCACAAACTCACCGGGACGCGCAATGCGCCGACGGTGATCAATGCCGCCTATTTCACAACGCAGTTTTGGGATGGCCGCTCACCGTCCCTCGAAGACCAGTCACAACATCCGATGGTCAATCCGGTCGAGATGGGACTGCCTAGCCACGAGCCCGTGCTCAAGATCGTGCGCGAGGATCCGGCCTATGTCGAAGCCTTCAGGAAGGCGTTCGGAAAGACCGGAAACGATGTGACGATGGACCACGTGAAAAAGGCCATCGCCAGTTTCGAGCGCACGGTCATTTCGGGCGACTCGCCCTTCGACAGATGGCGATTCGGCGGCGACGCCAGTGCGATCAGCGATCAGGCGAAACGCGGATTCGAGGTTTTCGTCGGACAGGGCCGCTGCGTCTCCTGCCATGTGATCGAACAGACGCAGGCGATCTTTACCGACAACCGGTTCCACAACATCGGGGTCGGCATCAATCGCATACAGGCGGATGTCCCGAAACTTGCCGCCGAATTTCTGAAGGCCAAGACGGCGGGAGGCGACGTCGACAGGTCCGTGCTCGGCGATCCGAAGACGTCGGACCTCGGCCGTTTCGCTGTAACCGACTCCTTCGACGAGATTGGCGGCTTCAAGACCTCGACCCTGCGCAATGTCGCGGTCACTGCGCCTTACATGCACGACGGTTCCCTCAAGACGCTCAAGGACGTCGTCATACATTACAACAACGGAGGGATGAGCCCCGGCGATCCGCCGACCGTGAACCCCTATCTCTCGGGCGGCATTCGTCCGCTCAATCTCTCAAATGAGCAGATGGACGATCTCGTCGCCTTCCTGGAGACGTTGACGAGTCCCGCTTATGTCGCCGCCCGGACGAAATGA